In Amycolatopsis sp. FBCC-B4732, the genomic stretch TACGCGCCGGTCGCACCGGCCAGCGCGAGCAGGACCAGCGCGAGCGCCAGGTTCGGGTGCAGCGCGAACGCCGCGAGCGCGGCCAGCGGCAACGCGGCCAGCACACCCAGCAGCTTGCGGCGGTGCTCGGTGGAGACGAACCGCGACAGCAGGAACGTCCCGAGCACGAACCCCAGCGGATCGGCGGCCAGCAGCCAGCCGACCGCCTGGTCACCCGCGCCCAGCTGCGCGGCGAGCGGCGCGGCGAGACCCTCCGGGATCACCGCCAGGCCGACCAGCCAGGACAGGTAGAGCAGCACCCGCAGCCGTTCGTCGCCGAAAACCTGCCTCACGGCGCCGAACCACGGGGCGTTCCCGTTCCCCGCGGCCGGGCGCCGCAGCATCATCAGCCGCACCACGGCGGCGGCGACCAGGAACGTCAGCGCGTCGATCGCCAGCGCCCACGACGTCCCGATGCCGGTGACCAGCAGCCCGCCCGCGGCGAGGCCGGCCAGCATGGCCGTGTTGTTCGTGATCCCGCGCAGGTCCTGGCTCTGCAGGTAGACGTCGTCGTCGGCGAAGATCTCCCGGCCGAGCGCGTTCTGCGCCGCGTTGCACGGCGCGTTCGCCAGCCGCGCGAAGACGAACAGGACGAACAGCCAGGCCATCGGCATCCCGGGCACGGCCATCAGCCCGATCAGCACGGCCTGCGCGAGCGAGCCGGTCGCCAGCACCGCCCGGCGGGGGAACCGGTCGGCGAGCTGGGAGAGGCCGAGCCCGCCGGCGAGCGCGGGCAGGAACGTCAGTGAGTAGACGACGGCCGACAGCAGCGGCGAGCCGGTCCGGTCGAAGATCAGGATGGCGAGGGCGACGATGGTCAGCTGGTCGCCGAGCATCGACTGGGTTTCGGCGAACCACAGCGCGCGGAACTCGCGGTTGGCCAGGACGGCCCGCAGCCGCGGCGTCGCGCGCGTCGTCACCTCGTAACCACCGTCCCCCGATCGAGTGAATATGGACCGTCCGCATTGTGCCTCGCCAGTGACGACCCCGTCCGGGGGAGTCACCGCTGACCTCCCGGAAGCACGAACAGTATGGCGCCGATTACGCGCCGATGTCCTCGGAACGGGCGGCACTCACCCCGTCGAGGGGCGATCGGGTCACACACCCGAAGAGGCGGCGGACGGTGGCTGTGACCGGCCCGCGGGTACCTCCGGACTGATCGAACCGGATTCGCTCGGCGCAGGGCGGCCGCCGCTCGTCGTCGGGGCGCTGCCCCGCTGGGCCGGATGGGCCAAGACTGGACCCAGAGCCGGCCGGGGTGGACGGGACGCGCGCCGCCGGCGCCGCAGAGCGGGGAGTGGACGATGGACGGGTTGATGCAGGGCAAGGCGGTCGTGGTGACCGGCGCCGGGCGGGGCCTCGGCGAGGCGTTCGCGGTGCACGTGGCCCGCGCGGGCGGCGCGGTGGTGGTCAACGACGTCGACGCCGAGCTCGCCGAGCGCACGGCGGAGAACATCCGGACGCACGGCGGCCGGGCCGTCGCCAGCGGGCACAGCGTGGCCGACGCGGGGCAGGCCCAGGAGATCGTCGACCTCTGCGTCAAGGAGTTCGGCGGGATCGACGGGCTGGTCAACAACGCCGGGCTGAACTACGAGGCCCTGCCCTGGGAGGACGACGCCGAGCAGGCGCGCGAGCTCGTCGCCGTCAACGTCATGGGCGTGGTGAACACCGGGCTGGCCGCGATCAAGGCGATGGTCGGCGCGGGCACCGGCGGCTCGATCGTCAACATCTCGTCGGGCGCCTCGCTCGGGCAGCGCAAGCTCGGCGTGTACGCGGCGAGCAAGGGCGCGGTCGCGTCGCTGACCTACTCCTGGGCGCTCGACCTCGAGGAGCACGACATCCGCGTGAACGCCGTCTGCCCGCTCGCGCACACGCGCATGGTGTGGAAGTCCGAGCGCTCCCTGCGCGCGTGCCCACCGGACCGCACGCCGGCGCGGATCGCCCCGGTCGTGCTGTTCCTGCTCGGCGCCGGCTCGCACGGCATCACCGGCCAGATGATCCGGTGCAACGGCCCGCAGCTGCACGTCATGGGCCAGCCGTTCCTCAAGCAGCCGATCCTCGAGCGGCCGGTCTGGGACACCGAGACCGTGCAGAAGGCGTTCGACGAGGTGTTCTCCGCCCACTTGGAGAACTACGGCCTGGAGAAGCGCGTGCCGCCGAGGCTGCGCAAGTGGACGGAGTCGACCTCACCCCGCACCGCCTGACGCGCCGGGGCTCGCACTTTCACGTGAAAGTGCCGACCTGGGGCTCGCACTTTCACGTGAAAGTGCGAGCCCTGGGGGCGGAGCTTTCGTAGGGAAAGTGCGGGGGTGGTCAGGCGCCGGCGGCCGGCTCCGGGTCGCGGGTTGCCGCGTACAGGGCCTCGATGTTCGTCGAGTAGCGGTCGTTGATGACCCGGCGCTTGAGCTTGAGCGTCGGGGTCAGCTCGCCCGACTCGGGCGTCCACGCCTTCGGGAGCACGTGGTAGCGCTTGATCTGCTCGATCCGCGCCAGCCGGCTGTTCGCCGACTCGACCGCGCGCTCCAGTTCCGCGCGGACCGCCGGGTGCGAAGCCAGCTCCTCCGGCGTCGCCTCGACGCCGTTCGCCGCGGCCCAGCCGGGGGCGATTTCGTCGTCGAGGACGATCAGGGCCGTCACGTACGGGCGGTCGTCGCCGATCGCGACCGCCTGGCCGATCAGCGGGTGCTCCTTGAGGAGGCCCTCGATCCGCGTCGGCGCGATGTTCTTGCCGCTCGAGGTGATGATCAGTTCCTTCTTGCGGTCGGTGATCGTCACGAAGCCGTCTTCGTCGATCGTGCCGATGTCGCCGGTCGCGTACCAGCCGTCCGCGTCGGTGGCGTCGGCGATCGTACCGTCCTCCTGCAGGTAGCCGAGGAAGACGATCGGGCCGCGGACCAGCAGTTCGCCGTCGTCGGCGACCTTCACCTCGACGCCGTCGAGCGGCTTGCCCACCGAACCCGCGCGGAAGTCCGTGCTCGAGTTCGACGTCGCCGCGCCGGTGGTTTCCGACAGGCCCCAGACCTCGCAGATCTCGACGCCGAGGCCGGCCAGGAAGTAGATGATCTCCACCGGCAGGGCGGCCGCGCCGCTCGAGGCGACCAGGAGCTTGTCGAGGCCGAGCAGGCCGCGGACCGGCGCCAGCGCGGCTTCGTCGGTCTGGCGGATCTTCTCGGCGAGTTCGGCCGGTACCTCCTGGCCGGCGCTGCGCAGCTTGTAGCCCTGCTGCAGCAGCTCGTTCGCCTGCAGCAGCGCCGTGCGCCGGTCTTCGGGGACGCTGCCGAGCATGTTCTTGAGGCCGGCGACCATCTTCTCCCACACGCGCGGGACGCCGAAGAAGCTCTGCGGGTGCACCTGGCCGAGCGCGCCGGCGACCGCGGTCGGGTCGGCGAGGGTGTGCACGTGGCCGGCCCACACGATCGGCAGGTACACCGACAGCTCGCGCTCGGCGATGTGCGCGAGCGGCAGGTACGCGATGTTCGTCGCGTGCATCGGCGGGTGGTGCAGCTCGGTGACCGCGTACGCCTGGTGGATCGCGTTGCGGTGCGAGAGCACGACGCCCTTCGGGTCGCCGGTGGTGCCCGAGGTGTAGATCATCGACAGCGGGTCGTCCGGCTTGATGTCCTGCCACGACCGCTCGAACGCCTCGGGGTCGGCGGCAAGCGCTTCCCGGCCCCAGCTCCGGAGGTCGGCGAGGGAGACGAACCGGCCGTCGCCTTCGGGGATCGCGGTTTCGTCCATCACGACGATGCGGCGCAGCGCCGGGAGGTCGTCGAGCACCGGGCGCCAGCGCGCCAGCTCGGTCTCGCCGCCGAGCACGACGACCGGGGCCGCGCTGTGCCGCGCGACGAACCGGATCTGGTCCGGGCTGAGCGTGGCGTAGGCGGTGCACGGGATCGAGGACAGGTGCGTCGCGGCGAGGTCGGCGATGATGTGGTCGGGACAGCCGGGCGCCATGATCAGCATGCGGTCACCCGCGGCGAGCCCGAGCCCGGCGAGGCCGCGGGACACCTCCGCGATCGCCGTGCGGAATTCCAGCCAGCTCAGCGTCGGCCGGCCTTCGAGGTCGAGCGAAGTGATCGCCGGCAGGTCCGGGTAGTCGACCGCGTTGCGGTGCAACAGCCGCGGGATCGTCTGGCCTTCGGTCTGCTCGGCGACGGACGGGGTGGTCAACGCTGGCCTCCTCGGTGCTCCGGATGGCCACACTGTAGGGGCTCCCGGCCGAGGTGGATAGAGAATCGCGGCCAGGTCAACCGTCGCCGTCGAACCGGACATCCCGGTCAGCCGCCCACCACCGTCCACTGTGTACACGGGCGCCCGCGCGCCGGCCGCGCTTCAATGGAGGTACCACGGACTCCAGGGGGAAGCGATGACGCGGTCGGCTCGTGAGCTGCTTGACCGGATCCAGGCCGAACTCGCGCCGCGCGACGGCGACAACCGGCTGGTCCCGCTGATCACCGCCGGCCGGGCGCCGCGCGAGGTGTTCGCCGCGCTCGCCGCCGAAGAAAAGCTGATCACCGCCAGCGACTGGCGGAGTTTCCACGCGCTCGCCGCCCGCGCCGACGAGCCGAACGCGCGCGCCTTCTTCGGTGGTCTGGCGCCGGGGGAGCAGCAGGCGAACGGGATGCTGGACGCGTTGCTCGCGGCCACTGGCCCGGACCACGGGAAGGAACTGCCGCGCGCGGGCTGCCAGGCGTACCCGGCGTACGTGGCGTGGCTCGCGCTGAACGGCGAGTCGGCGGCCGCCGTGGCCGGGATCTTCGCGAACTTCGCCGCCTTCGGCCGGTACTGCCGGGACGTCGCCGCCGCGATGCGCGCGCACTACGGCTTCACCGCCACCGAGTGCGCGTTCTTCGACTTTTTCGCTGCGGACGTCCCCGAAATCGAAGAACAAGCGCTCGCGGCCGTCCAGGCCGGCCTCGACGCGCGGCGGCTCGACAGGGCCGAGGCGCATCGCTACGCGCGGCTCTTCCAGAGTTACGAACTGCTCTTCTGGAACACCCTCGCCGACGAGTTCCCGGCCTGACCGCCCGCGGAACCGGTACCGGCGCCACGGGCCGTGTCCGCGCGAGCGCGCATGCGGAATGGCGGGAATTCCGGTGTGCGGTCCGGGGAATCCGTGGCGGTCTTCGCGAATGCCGCGCATTTCCGCTTTACGGAAGCCGTCCGGC encodes the following:
- a CDS encoding MFS transporter; translation: MTTRATPRLRAVLANREFRALWFAETQSMLGDQLTIVALAILIFDRTGSPLLSAVVYSLTFLPALAGGLGLSQLADRFPRRAVLATGSLAQAVLIGLMAVPGMPMAWLFVLFVFARLANAPCNAAQNALGREIFADDDVYLQSQDLRGITNNTAMLAGLAAGGLLVTGIGTSWALAIDALTFLVAAAVVRLMMLRRPAAGNGNAPWFGAVRQVFGDERLRVLLYLSWLVGLAVIPEGLAAPLAAQLGAGDQAVGWLLAADPLGFVLGTFLLSRFVSTEHRRKLLGVLAALPLAALAAFALHPNLALALVLLALAGATGAYVITVSATFITWVPNDIRGSAGGLYRTGLRVAQGVGVGIGGLVAQWLGSANATIALAGAVGLLLAVPVGFAWRRVGGAEREPRPS
- a CDS encoding SDR family NAD(P)-dependent oxidoreductase translates to MDGLMQGKAVVVTGAGRGLGEAFAVHVARAGGAVVVNDVDAELAERTAENIRTHGGRAVASGHSVADAGQAQEIVDLCVKEFGGIDGLVNNAGLNYEALPWEDDAEQARELVAVNVMGVVNTGLAAIKAMVGAGTGGSIVNISSGASLGQRKLGVYAASKGAVASLTYSWALDLEEHDIRVNAVCPLAHTRMVWKSERSLRACPPDRTPARIAPVVLFLLGAGSHGITGQMIRCNGPQLHVMGQPFLKQPILERPVWDTETVQKAFDEVFSAHLENYGLEKRVPPRLRKWTESTSPRTA
- a CDS encoding long-chain fatty acid--CoA ligase encodes the protein MTTPSVAEQTEGQTIPRLLHRNAVDYPDLPAITSLDLEGRPTLSWLEFRTAIAEVSRGLAGLGLAAGDRMLIMAPGCPDHIIADLAATHLSSIPCTAYATLSPDQIRFVARHSAAPVVVLGGETELARWRPVLDDLPALRRIVVMDETAIPEGDGRFVSLADLRSWGREALAADPEAFERSWQDIKPDDPLSMIYTSGTTGDPKGVVLSHRNAIHQAYAVTELHHPPMHATNIAYLPLAHIAERELSVYLPIVWAGHVHTLADPTAVAGALGQVHPQSFFGVPRVWEKMVAGLKNMLGSVPEDRRTALLQANELLQQGYKLRSAGQEVPAELAEKIRQTDEAALAPVRGLLGLDKLLVASSGAAALPVEIIYFLAGLGVEICEVWGLSETTGAATSNSSTDFRAGSVGKPLDGVEVKVADDGELLVRGPIVFLGYLQEDGTIADATDADGWYATGDIGTIDEDGFVTITDRKKELIITSSGKNIAPTRIEGLLKEHPLIGQAVAIGDDRPYVTALIVLDDEIAPGWAAANGVEATPEELASHPAVRAELERAVESANSRLARIEQIKRYHVLPKAWTPESGELTPTLKLKRRVINDRYSTNIEALYAATRDPEPAAGA
- a CDS encoding transcriptional regulator, yielding MTRSARELLDRIQAELAPRDGDNRLVPLITAGRAPREVFAALAAEEKLITASDWRSFHALAARADEPNARAFFGGLAPGEQQANGMLDALLAATGPDHGKELPRAGCQAYPAYVAWLALNGESAAAVAGIFANFAAFGRYCRDVAAAMRAHYGFTATECAFFDFFAADVPEIEEQALAAVQAGLDARRLDRAEAHRYARLFQSYELLFWNTLADEFPA